From a single Solenopsis invicta isolate M01_SB chromosome 4, UNIL_Sinv_3.0, whole genome shotgun sequence genomic region:
- the LOC113005934 gene encoding uncharacterized protein LOC113005934: MLDYERAAGISVSENFPSAAVRGCWFHYNQAIFRKWKCLNLLHAPHNVLFMTMTLPLAPPEYFSEAYKIIEKQADTMEEYPDIYLFLAYLRRNWLQAASKVSVYKCPMRTNNIVESFHNVAAKKFGSKHPNLWLFLEKLSDILTDQELDLERAKNGLRVRRIRSRSEKQNNLRIVELQADLVTDRISLEQFLKMFYNQHRDRQYSMQQLIHEDANNDDDVHLEYFSEIQNERALDIQ; this comes from the exons ATGTTAGATTATGAACGTGCAGCAGGAATATCAGTTAGTGAAAATTTTCCATCTGCTGCAGTACGTGGATGCTGGTTCCATTATAATCAG gcaatttttcgaaaatggaaatgtttaaatttgttacatGCACCTCATAATGTTTTGTTTATGACAATGACGTTACCTCTGGCTCCACCCGAATATTTCTCAGAAGCttacaaaataatagaaaaacaaGCAGATACAATGGAAGAGTATccagatatatatttatttctggcATATCTACGTCGCAATTGGCTTCAAGCCGCATCGAAAGTTAGCGTTTATAAATGTCCTATGAGGACTAATAATATAGTTGAATCTTTCCATAACGTAGCAGCAAAAAAATTTGGTTCGAAACATCCAAATTTATGGTTGTTTTtag aaaagttatCCGACATTCTTACTGATCAAGAACTTGATCTTGAAAGAGCTAAGAATGGTTTACGTGTTAGACGAATACGTTCACGTtcagaaaaacaaaacaatttacgTATAGTAGAACTTCAGGCAGATCTTGTTACTGACAGGATATCCttagaacaatttttaaaaatgttttacaatcaACATCGAGACCGACAATACAGCATGCAGCAATTAATACATGAag ATGCCAATAACGACGATGATGTACATCTAGAATATTTCTCTGAAATACAGAATGAAAGag CGCTGGACATTCAGTAA